A genomic stretch from Ureibacillus composti includes:
- a CDS encoding VOC family protein produces MIKKIEHTAIIVKNLEESIKFYEDILNFKLRAAGSNDSRKMAFLYVEDNPQVEIELIEELTDVGQLTDGIVDHLAFAIENMAESMEELKAKGIEFLTEEPKLTIFGDKMILFRGINGELLQLIEK; encoded by the coding sequence ATGATTAAAAAGATAGAACATACTGCCATTATTGTGAAAAATTTAGAGGAATCCATCAAATTTTATGAAGATATTTTAAATTTTAAATTGCGTGCAGCAGGGAGTAATGATTCTCGAAAGATGGCTTTTTTATATGTGGAAGACAATCCGCAAGTTGAAATTGAACTTATCGAGGAATTAACTGATGTAGGACAACTGACTGACGGTATTGTAGACCATCTAGCTTTTGCCATTGAAAATATGGCAGAATCGATGGAAGAACTAAAAGCGAAAGGGATAGAGTTTTTAACTGAGGAACCTAAATTAACAATATTTGGTGACAAAATGATTTTATTTAGAGGTATTAATGGAGAATTATTACAATTAATAGAAAAATAG
- the proB gene encoding glutamate 5-kinase, giving the protein MDKKRIVVKIGSSSLTNSKGEIDQKKLHDHILAIAALKKLGHEVLLVTSGAVAAGFRMLGYPSRPVTLKGKQAAAAVGQNLLIQKYSELFSQYEIRTAQILLTRTDFSKKERYHNAFATFTELLERSILPIINENDTVSVAELTFGDNDMLSALVSGLVHADQLIILTDINGFYTDNPLKNPDAKRIDYLTEVSDEMLEHASGAGSKVGTGGMQSKLLAARTALKSGVHVFIGKGQGENKLVEILEGRGDGTYIGQVQNTTLPNQKQWLSFTEVSGKIYIDEGAKKAILSSGKSLLPAGVYKIEGLFHKGDVVEVYSESGLIGRGEVLYSSDELRFAMGKRTDELPCGSMEVIHRNQWVQTI; this is encoded by the coding sequence ATGGATAAAAAAAGAATTGTCGTAAAAATCGGCAGTAGCTCCCTTACTAATTCAAAAGGCGAAATTGATCAAAAGAAATTACACGACCATATTCTAGCAATTGCCGCACTCAAAAAATTAGGACATGAGGTTCTACTTGTAACATCAGGTGCAGTAGCTGCTGGGTTCCGAATGCTCGGCTATCCTTCACGACCTGTCACCCTAAAAGGAAAACAGGCTGCTGCTGCTGTTGGTCAAAACCTACTTATACAAAAATATTCGGAGCTCTTTTCACAATACGAAATTCGAACAGCACAAATTCTTTTAACCCGTACAGACTTCTCAAAAAAGGAAAGGTATCATAATGCATTTGCAACGTTTACAGAATTACTAGAGCGTTCTATACTTCCAATCATTAATGAAAATGACACAGTCTCTGTTGCGGAACTAACATTTGGCGATAATGATATGCTTTCGGCACTTGTTAGTGGCCTTGTTCATGCAGATCAACTCATCATTTTAACAGACATAAACGGCTTTTATACTGACAATCCGCTCAAAAACCCTGACGCCAAGAGAATCGATTATCTTACAGAAGTATCGGATGAAATGCTCGAACATGCATCGGGAGCTGGCTCGAAAGTCGGAACAGGTGGAATGCAGTCAAAACTTCTTGCTGCCCGTACTGCCCTGAAATCAGGGGTTCATGTATTCATCGGGAAAGGACAAGGTGAGAATAAACTCGTCGAAATTTTAGAAGGTCGTGGTGATGGAACTTATATTGGACAAGTCCAGAACACCACGCTTCCAAATCAAAAGCAGTGGCTTTCCTTCACGGAAGTTTCCGGAAAAATATACATCGATGAAGGAGCTAAAAAGGCAATTTTATCCTCAGGCAAAAGCCTATTACCTGCGGGTGTTTATAAAATTGAAGGACTCTTTCATAAAGGCGATGTAGTAGAAGTTTACAGTGAATCTGGCTTAATAGGTCGTGGCGAAGTACTTTATTCCAGCGATGAGTTACGATTCGCCATGGGAAAACGTACAGACGAACTTCCATGTGGTTCAATGGAAGTAATTCATCGGAATCAATGGGTACAAACAATTTAA
- a CDS encoding glutamate-5-semialdehyde dehydrogenase: MSKIKTDSEVQLKGRFAKQASHIMNLKTTIEKNEALEQIAKQLLIDQEEIIFANEQDLRNGKEKGLSDSILDRILLNESRIQSMADAIYQLVDLNDPVGELLETTVKDNGLQIEKRRVPLGVIGMIYEARPNVTVDAATLSLKTGNAVILRGSSSAKNSNIALVSSIQRALKKSKLPIDAVQLIENTSHETAQELFHLNDYLDVLIPRGGKKLIDLVVRESTVPVLETGAGNCHIYVDASAEYEMTKDIIINAKTQRPSVCNAAESLLLQQHWFNEHGVQLLSQLTDAGIQIIGDEQVCAAYPSTTLATEEDYATEFLSLTMSVKVVENVNEAVLHINTYGTKHSEAIITNDHDVAQMFLNSVDAAAVYHNASTRFTDGFEFGYGAEIGISTQKLHARGPMGLPSLTSSKFFIYGNGQTRA; encoded by the coding sequence ATGTCAAAAATCAAAACAGATAGTGAAGTACAACTAAAAGGAAGATTCGCTAAACAGGCTAGTCACATCATGAATCTTAAAACAACAATAGAAAAAAATGAAGCATTAGAACAAATCGCAAAACAATTATTAATTGATCAAGAAGAAATTATTTTTGCCAATGAACAAGATTTACGCAATGGAAAAGAAAAAGGTTTATCTGATTCAATTCTTGACCGTATCTTGTTAAATGAATCCCGTATTCAATCTATGGCGGATGCTATTTACCAATTAGTTGATTTAAATGATCCAGTTGGTGAATTATTAGAAACTACAGTTAAAGATAATGGTTTACAAATTGAGAAGCGACGAGTGCCACTAGGGGTAATTGGAATGATTTACGAAGCAAGACCAAATGTAACAGTAGACGCTGCAACACTTAGTTTAAAAACAGGAAATGCAGTTATTTTGCGTGGTAGCTCTTCTGCAAAGAATTCTAACATTGCCCTCGTATCATCAATACAACGTGCTCTAAAAAAGTCTAAGCTTCCAATTGACGCAGTTCAGCTTATCGAAAATACAAGTCATGAAACAGCACAAGAACTATTCCATTTAAATGATTATTTGGATGTATTGATACCTCGTGGTGGAAAAAAACTAATCGACCTTGTTGTTCGTGAATCAACGGTACCCGTACTTGAAACTGGCGCTGGAAACTGCCACATTTATGTGGATGCAAGCGCGGAATATGAGATGACGAAAGATATTATTATTAATGCGAAAACACAACGTCCTTCTGTATGTAACGCTGCAGAAAGTTTGTTATTACAGCAACATTGGTTCAACGAGCACGGAGTACAATTATTATCCCAATTAACAGATGCTGGCATACAAATAATCGGAGACGAACAAGTTTGTGCTGCTTATCCCTCTACAACGCTGGCAACAGAGGAAGATTATGCAACAGAATTTTTGAGCTTAACAATGAGTGTAAAAGTCGTGGAAAATGTAAATGAAGCAGTACTTCATATTAACACATATGGAACAAAGCACTCAGAAGCTATTATTACGAATGATCACGATGTAGCACAAATGTTTTTAAATAGTGTAGATGCAGCAGCAGTTTATCACAATGCTTCCACTCGATTTACAGATGGGTTTGAATTTGGATACGGAGCAGAAATCGGCATAAGTACACAAAAACTACATGCACGTGGACCAATGGGCTTACCCTCTTTAACCTCATCAAAGTTCTTTATTTATGGTAACGGGCAAACACGAGCTTAA
- a CDS encoding DUF2642 domain-containing protein, with amino-acid sequence MYNIFSQVIKETVKITLAGNIFFNGSIIDLSKEIVVLFNGKDYIYIPMEHIENVSVDQDEEIIQQPTNFPSVISKDDKNDFSLTYMLNEAIGMYTEIYVANRQPIHGTIIQVQSNYFVFHSPIYKTMYIATKHLKWLIPYTENQKPYTLTDDELKVSEKKGTHPQHFEHLVHSMRDKLVVVNLGEKPYHIGKISNVHGAIIELQTARTNTTYLNLEHIKTIHES; translated from the coding sequence ATGTATAATATATTTAGTCAAGTGATAAAAGAAACCGTAAAAATAACCTTAGCAGGTAATATATTTTTTAATGGTTCTATTATTGACTTGAGCAAAGAAATAGTCGTGTTATTTAACGGAAAAGATTATATATATATCCCCATGGAACATATTGAAAATGTCTCCGTCGATCAAGATGAAGAAATAATTCAGCAGCCTACGAACTTCCCTAGTGTGATTTCGAAAGATGATAAAAATGATTTCTCGTTAACATATATGCTGAATGAAGCAATAGGAATGTACACAGAAATTTATGTCGCAAATAGGCAGCCAATACATGGCACCATCATTCAGGTTCAAAGTAATTATTTTGTATTTCATTCTCCCATTTATAAAACGATGTATATTGCAACGAAACATTTAAAGTGGCTCATTCCTTATACCGAAAATCAAAAGCCCTATACGTTAACGGATGATGAGTTAAAAGTGAGTGAGAAGAAAGGTACACATCCACAACACTTTGAACACCTAGTTCACTCAATGAGAGATAAATTAGTTGTAGTAAACCTAGGCGAAAAACCGTATCATATAGGTAAAATATCAAACGTTCATGGTGCGATTATTGAACTCCAAACAGCAAGAACGAATACTACGTATCTAAATTTGGAGCATATAAAAACAATCCATGAATCTTAG
- a CDS encoding YqzG/YhdC family protein — protein MRILMSALAILGVLVYGRFTAASPNSNTESTPSQDVALPVQEQVAPAYAKWGRIAMEKVMAKYPNANVIDYLHIGREVGDKTSVEKFKLWLKEDSKEFGVFVNITFNNQTEEIINIDYEETQR, from the coding sequence ATGAGGATATTGATGTCGGCATTAGCAATCTTAGGTGTCCTAGTATATGGGAGATTTACAGCTGCTTCTCCAAATAGTAATACTGAATCAACTCCATCACAAGATGTAGCTCTACCAGTACAAGAACAAGTTGCCCCAGCTTATGCAAAGTGGGGAAGAATTGCAATGGAAAAAGTCATGGCAAAATATCCAAATGCGAACGTAATTGATTATTTGCATATCGGCAGAGAGGTAGGAGACAAAACCTCAGTCGAGAAATTTAAATTATGGTTAAAAGAAGATTCAAAGGAATTTGGCGTTTTTGTTAATATTACATTTAATAATCAAACAGAAGAAATCATTAATATTGATTACGAAGAAACACAAAGATAG
- a CDS encoding ISL3 family transposase — translation MNFNMNIPGLKGVTVHKMEEFGERIALYVSLPKKEHQCPVCNKMTSKIHDYRVQKIKHLKWFERLTILFYKRRRYVCECGKRFSEKSPFVDKYQRYSKEWNQVVGIRSVKAKTFKETAEVLDTSSSTVIRRFKRVIKEQLKEGVHLPKCIAIDEYKGDTDAGTYQLIIANAETHEPIDILPNRRKETIKDYLMKYGADVEVVVMDMNPSFKAAVRKALNRPIIIADRFHYCRYIYWALDEVRRKVQKDWHPYDRKKCKKMRHVLYKRFDKLTEKNKWYLNRYTRMSKELKEAYELKEAYCEWFDWAKTANNIAEVKNRLEAYYRKVEEANIPAFLKAIQTFKNWQVEILNSFSFGYSNGFLEGINNKSKVMKRNAYGFRSFKHFKAKILLNDLYKEIGVHLG, via the coding sequence ATGAATTTTAACATGAATATTCCAGGATTAAAAGGTGTAACAGTTCATAAGATGGAGGAGTTTGGAGAACGTATTGCTTTATATGTTTCTCTTCCGAAGAAAGAACATCAGTGTCCTGTCTGTAATAAAATGACTTCTAAAATTCATGATTATCGAGTTCAAAAAATTAAGCATTTAAAATGGTTTGAAAGATTAACCATCCTTTTCTATAAACGCCGTCGTTATGTTTGTGAATGTGGAAAACGCTTCTCCGAAAAATCCCCTTTCGTGGATAAATATCAACGTTACTCAAAAGAATGGAATCAAGTGGTTGGAATCCGTTCAGTAAAAGCGAAGACGTTTAAGGAAACTGCAGAAGTCCTTGATACATCTAGTTCGACTGTCATTCGTCGTTTCAAAAGAGTTATAAAAGAACAGTTAAAAGAGGGTGTACATTTACCAAAATGTATCGCAATCGATGAATACAAAGGAGATACGGATGCAGGAACCTATCAACTAATCATTGCCAATGCCGAAACTCACGAACCAATTGATATTTTACCGAATCGCCGAAAAGAAACAATTAAAGATTATTTAATGAAATATGGAGCAGATGTAGAAGTTGTCGTAATGGACATGAATCCGAGTTTTAAAGCAGCTGTTAGAAAAGCATTAAATCGCCCCATCATTATTGCAGATCGATTCCATTATTGTCGCTACATTTATTGGGCCCTAGATGAGGTACGCCGTAAAGTGCAGAAGGATTGGCATCCATATGATCGAAAAAAGTGCAAAAAAATGCGCCATGTTTTATATAAACGTTTTGACAAGTTAACGGAAAAGAATAAATGGTATTTAAATCGCTATACAAGGATGTCTAAGGAATTAAAAGAAGCATATGAACTGAAAGAAGCCTATTGTGAATGGTTTGATTGGGCAAAAACGGCTAATAATATAGCAGAAGTAAAAAATAGATTAGAAGCTTATTACCGTAAGGTAGAAGAAGCAAATATCCCAGCATTTTTAAAAGCGATTCAAACTTTTAAGAATTGGCAAGTAGAGATCTTGAATAGTTTTAGTTTTGGTTATTCAAATGGATTTTTAGAGGGAATTAATAATAAATCGAAGGTAATGAAGCGTAATGCTTATGGTTTCAGGAGTTTTAAGCATTTTAAAGCGAAGATTTTATTGAATGATTTATATAAAGAAATCGGTGTTCATTTAGGTTAA
- the argH gene encoding argininosuccinate lyase, which produces MTKLWGGRFQTSAEAWVDEFGASIGFDQQLVMEDIEGSVAHVTMLGAQGILPTEDVAKILGGLKELKRLAEAGELEYSVANEDIHLNLEKMLIDLIGPVGGKLHTGRSRNDQVATDVHLFLKKRVFEVIGLIEAFQATILEQAEQHVETIAPGYTHLQRAQPISFAHHLMAYFWMLERDKERFSESIKRIDILPLGAGAMAGTTFPIDREKSAELLGFSKVYANSMDAVSDRDFVVEFLSNSSLLMTHLSRFAEEIIIWSTDEFKFIELDDSFSTGSSIMPQKKNPDMAELIRGKTGRVYGNLMGLLTVLKGTPLTYNKDMQEDKEGMFDTLHTILGALKIFEGMVRTMTVNTDRLHNAVHSDFSNATELADYLATKGMPFREAHEVTGKLVFTCIKRGIYLLDLPIEDMKAESELIEEDVYEVLKPEAAVRRRNSLGGTGFAQVKIQLEKAKACLAK; this is translated from the coding sequence ATGACAAAGTTATGGGGCGGTCGTTTCCAAACATCAGCAGAAGCTTGGGTTGATGAGTTCGGTGCATCAATCGGATTTGACCAACAATTAGTTATGGAAGATATTGAAGGAAGCGTTGCACACGTAACAATGTTAGGTGCGCAAGGGATTTTACCAACTGAAGATGTTGCTAAAATTCTTGGCGGTCTAAAAGAGCTTAAACGTTTAGCAGAGGCTGGCGAGCTTGAATACAGTGTTGCAAACGAAGATATCCATTTAAATTTAGAAAAAATGTTAATTGATTTGATTGGCCCTGTTGGTGGCAAACTTCATACTGGACGTAGCCGTAATGACCAAGTTGCAACAGATGTGCACTTGTTCTTGAAGAAGCGCGTTTTTGAAGTAATCGGATTAATTGAAGCATTCCAAGCAACAATACTAGAGCAAGCAGAGCAACATGTTGAGACAATTGCTCCAGGCTATACTCATTTACAACGTGCGCAACCAATTAGTTTTGCACATCACTTAATGGCATATTTTTGGATGCTAGAGCGTGATAAAGAGCGTTTTTCCGAATCAATTAAACGAATTGACATTTTACCATTAGGTGCCGGAGCAATGGCAGGTACAACATTCCCAATTGACCGTGAAAAGTCTGCTGAATTACTTGGCTTTAGCAAAGTATATGCAAATTCAATGGATGCAGTAAGTGATCGTGATTTTGTTGTTGAGTTTTTATCTAACTCATCATTACTAATGACTCACTTATCTCGCTTCGCGGAAGAAATTATCATTTGGTCTACAGATGAGTTTAAATTCATAGAATTAGATGATTCTTTCTCAACAGGTTCATCCATTATGCCTCAAAAGAAAAATCCAGATATGGCAGAATTAATTCGTGGCAAAACAGGTCGTGTGTACGGAAACTTAATGGGGTTATTAACAGTATTAAAAGGTACACCACTTACTTATAACAAAGATATGCAAGAGGATAAAGAAGGCATGTTTGACACACTTCATACTATTCTGGGTGCATTAAAAATCTTTGAAGGTATGGTTCGTACAATGACTGTTAATACAGATCGCCTACACAATGCTGTTCATAGTGATTTCTCAAATGCTACGGAGCTTGCTGACTACTTAGCAACTAAAGGTATGCCATTCCGTGAAGCGCATGAAGTTACAGGAAAGCTAGTATTTACATGTATTAAACGTGGTATTTACTTATTAGACTTACCGATTGAAGACATGAAAGCTGAAAGTGAACTGATTGAAGAGGATGTTTACGAAGTACTTAAACCTGAAGCTGCAGTTCGTCGCCGAAATTCATTAGGCGGAACTGGTTTCGCTCAAGTAAAGATTCAACTTGAGAAAGCCAAGGCTTGTTTAGCAAAATAA
- a CDS encoding argininosuccinate synthase, protein MANKKVVLAYSGGLDTSVAIPWLKEQGWDVIAVCLDVGEGKDLEFIKNKALQVGAIESYMVDAKDEFAEEYALVSLQGHTWYEQKYPLVSALSRPLISKKLVEIANETKADAVAHGCTGKGNDQVRFEVSIKALNPDLEVLAPVRDWGWSRDEEIEYAAKHGVPIPATIDSPFSIDQNLWGRANEAGVMEDPWVAPPEEAYGLTVSIENAPDTPEFVEIEFVEGKPISLNGKVLKLADLIQELNKIAGAHGVGRIDHVENRLVGIKSREVYEIPGAKVLLTAHKELEDITLVKELAHFKPIIEQKLSEVIYNGLWFNPIRVALEGFLKETQKYVNGTVRVKLYKGHAIVEGRKSPNSLYSEELATYSKADQFNHASAVGFIELWGLPTVVASEVNKKQPVVQK, encoded by the coding sequence ATGGCAAATAAAAAAGTAGTTTTAGCTTATTCAGGTGGTCTTGATACATCCGTGGCAATTCCGTGGTTGAAAGAACAAGGTTGGGATGTAATCGCAGTATGTTTAGATGTTGGTGAAGGGAAAGATCTTGAATTTATCAAAAATAAAGCACTTCAAGTTGGTGCGATTGAATCTTACATGGTAGATGCAAAAGATGAATTCGCAGAAGAATATGCACTAGTTTCTCTTCAAGGGCATACATGGTATGAACAAAAATATCCATTAGTTTCTGCATTATCTCGTCCATTGATTTCTAAAAAATTAGTTGAAATCGCAAACGAAACAAAAGCTGATGCAGTTGCACATGGTTGTACTGGTAAAGGGAACGACCAAGTTCGTTTCGAAGTTTCAATTAAAGCATTAAATCCTGATTTAGAAGTTCTTGCTCCGGTTCGTGATTGGGGTTGGAGCCGTGATGAGGAAATTGAATACGCTGCAAAACATGGTGTACCAATCCCTGCAACAATCGATTCTCCATTCTCTATCGACCAAAATCTTTGGGGTCGTGCAAACGAAGCTGGCGTAATGGAAGATCCATGGGTTGCTCCACCAGAAGAAGCTTACGGATTAACAGTTTCAATTGAAAACGCACCTGATACTCCAGAGTTCGTTGAAATTGAGTTCGTAGAAGGTAAACCTATTTCATTAAATGGTAAAGTACTTAAACTTGCTGACTTAATTCAAGAATTAAATAAAATTGCTGGAGCTCACGGTGTTGGACGTATCGACCACGTTGAAAACCGTTTAGTAGGTATTAAGTCTCGTGAAGTATATGAAATCCCAGGTGCAAAAGTTCTTTTAACTGCTCATAAAGAATTAGAAGACATTACACTTGTAAAAGAATTAGCACACTTCAAACCAATTATTGAACAAAAATTATCAGAAGTAATTTATAACGGATTATGGTTCAACCCAATTCGTGTAGCATTAGAAGGTTTCTTAAAAGAGACTCAAAAATATGTAAATGGTACAGTTCGTGTTAAATTATATAAAGGTCATGCAATTGTTGAAGGACGTAAATCTCCTAACTCTCTATATAGCGAAGAGCTAGCAACATACTCAAAAGCTGACCAGTTTAACCATGCATCTGCTGTTGGCTTCATTGAATTATGGGGTCTTCCAACTGTAGTAGCATCTGAAGTAAACAAAAAACAACCAGTTGTACAAAAATAA
- a CDS encoding Rrf2 family transcriptional regulator, with protein sequence MRLTLYTDYSLRVLLYLGVKGKDRLSTIQEIADAYNISKNHLMKVTYELGQLGYIETVRGRGGGIRLAVDPNEINIGKVVRHTEEDFQIVECFSNENNMCKISPACQLKNVLFEALNAYLNVLDQYTVGDFLLSKDELFKLLEIE encoded by the coding sequence GTGCGTTTAACTTTATATACAGATTATTCATTGCGTGTTTTGCTCTATCTCGGTGTTAAAGGTAAAGACCGTTTATCGACAATTCAAGAGATTGCCGATGCGTATAATATTTCAAAAAATCATTTAATGAAAGTTACTTATGAACTAGGGCAATTAGGTTATATCGAAACAGTCCGCGGACGAGGCGGTGGAATTCGATTAGCAGTTGATCCAAATGAAATAAATATTGGAAAAGTAGTCCGTCATACGGAAGAGGACTTTCAAATAGTTGAATGTTTCAGCAACGAGAATAATATGTGTAAAATTTCTCCTGCATGTCAGTTGAAAAATGTATTATTTGAGGCATTAAATGCATATTTAAATGTGCTTGATCAATATACAGTTGGTGATTTCCTTTTATCCAAAGACGAGCTGTTCAAATTACTTGAGATTGAGTAA
- the hmpA gene encoding NO-inducible flavohemoprotein encodes MLAQQTIDIIKSTVPVLEQHGVTITKTFYKNLFEKHPELLNVFNRANQQRGRQQTALANAVYAAAAHIDNLQAIIPAVMQIAHKHRALGILPEQYPIVGENLLGAIKEVLGDAATDEIINAWAEAYGVIADVFISIEEDLYKEAEANGGWRLFKPFKVAKKVAESEEVTSFYFEPEDGTQLPDFKPGQYTTVRVKVPGDEFTSVRHYTLSEALENNQYRISVKREDACEPNGVVSNYLHDQVNEGDTIELSAPAGLFTLEQNSNPVLFVSGGIGVTPLNTMLQTMELGRNVTFVQTARNAKSVAFKEQIEKKVNELNGTYRVHYSDEAGYIKKEDLAPFIKENTEVYVCGPAPFMEAIISIARDLNVPGENIHFEFFGPAMSLEALANAN; translated from the coding sequence TTGTTAGCACAACAAACAATTGACATTATTAAATCAACAGTTCCAGTATTAGAACAACATGGCGTTACAATTACTAAAACTTTCTACAAAAACTTGTTTGAAAAACATCCTGAATTACTAAACGTATTTAACCGTGCAAACCAACAAAGAGGTCGACAACAAACAGCACTTGCAAACGCTGTTTACGCAGCAGCAGCTCATATTGACAACTTACAAGCTATTATTCCAGCAGTAATGCAAATTGCACATAAACACCGTGCACTTGGAATTTTACCAGAGCAATACCCTATCGTTGGAGAAAACTTACTTGGTGCAATTAAAGAAGTACTTGGCGATGCAGCAACTGACGAGATTATCAATGCTTGGGCAGAGGCTTATGGAGTTATTGCAGATGTATTTATTTCAATCGAAGAAGACCTATACAAAGAAGCAGAAGCAAATGGAGGATGGCGTTTATTCAAACCATTCAAAGTTGCTAAAAAAGTTGCAGAAAGCGAAGAAGTAACTTCATTCTACTTCGAACCAGAAGATGGTACACAATTACCTGACTTTAAACCAGGTCAATATACTACTGTTCGTGTAAAAGTACCTGGAGATGAATTCACTTCTGTTCGTCACTATACACTTTCAGAGGCATTAGAAAATAATCAATACCGTATCTCTGTAAAACGCGAAGATGCTTGTGAACCAAACGGTGTCGTTTCAAATTATCTTCACGATCAAGTTAACGAAGGCGATACTATTGAATTAAGTGCACCAGCTGGTTTATTCACATTAGAACAAAACAGCAACCCGGTATTATTTGTAAGCGGAGGTATTGGAGTGACTCCTCTAAATACAATGCTTCAAACAATGGAACTTGGCCGCAATGTTACATTTGTACAAACTGCACGTAACGCGAAATCAGTTGCATTTAAAGAACAAATTGAGAAAAAAGTAAATGAATTAAACGGTACTTACCGTGTTCATTATTCTGATGAGGCTGGCTATATTAAAAAAGAAGATTTAGCACCTTTCATCAAAGAAAATACAGAGGTTTACGTTTGTGGACCTGCTCCATTTATGGAAGCTATTATTTCAATTGCTAGAGATTTAAACGTTCCTGGTGAAAATATTCACTTTGAGTTCTTTGGCCCTGCAATGTCTTTAGAAGCATTAGCTAATGCTAACTAA
- a CDS encoding ISL3 family transposase gives MNFNRNIPGLKDVTIHKVEEIGERIALYVSIPKKEHQCPACKKMTSKIHDYRIQKIKHLKWFERLTILFYKRRRYVCACGKRFSEKSPFVDKYQRFTKEWNQVAGIRSVKAKTFKEAAEVLGASSSTLIRRFKKLVKEQLNEGVHLPKCIAIDEYKGDTDAGTYQLIIANAETHEPIDILPNRRKETIKDYLMKYGADVEVVVMDMNPSFKAAVRKALNRPIIIADRFHYCRYIYWALDEVRRKVQKDWHPYDRKKCKKMRHVLYKRFDKLTEKNKWYLNRYTRMSKELKEAYELKEAYCEWFDWAKTANNIAEVKNRLEAYYRKVEEANIPAFLKAIQTFKNWQVEILNSFSFGYSNGFLEGINNKSKVMKRNAYGFRSFKHFKAKILLNDLYKEIGVHLG, from the coding sequence ATGAATTTTAACAGAAATATTCCAGGATTAAAAGATGTAACTATTCATAAGGTGGAGGAGATCGGGGAGCGTATCGCTCTATACGTTTCAATTCCAAAGAAAGAACATCAGTGTCCTGCTTGTAAGAAAATGACCTCTAAAATTCATGATTATCGAATTCAAAAAATTAAGCATTTAAAGTGGTTTGAACGATTAACCATCCTTTTCTATAAACGCCGACGTTATGTATGTGCGTGTGGAAAACGGTTCTCGGAAAAATCCCCTTTCGTGGATAAATATCAACGCTTCACGAAGGAATGGAACCAAGTGGCTGGAATCCGTTCTGTGAAGGCAAAGACATTTAAGGAAGCAGCGGAAGTCCTTGGCGCCTCCAGTTCTACACTCATTCGTCGTTTTAAAAAGCTTGTAAAAGAGCAGTTAAATGAAGGAGTACATTTACCAAAATGTATTGCGATTGATGAATATAAAGGCGATACAGATGCAGGAACTTATCAACTAATCATTGCCAACGCTGAAACACATGAACCCATTGATATTCTACCGAATCGAAGAAAAGAGACAATTAAGGATTATCTAATGAAGTATGGAGCAGATGTAGAAGTTGTCGTAATGGACATGAATCCGAGTTTTAAAGCAGCTGTTAGAAAAGCATTAAATCGCCCCATCATTATTGCAGATCGATTCCATTATTGTCGCTACATTTATTGGGCCCTAGATGAGGTACGCCGTAAAGTGCAGAAGGATTGGCATCCATATGATCGAAAAAAGTGCAAAAAAATGCGCCATGTTTTATATAAACGTTTTGACAAGTTAACGGAAAAGAATAAATGGTATTTAAATCGCTATACAAGGATGTCTAAGGAATTAAAAGAAGCATATGAACTGAAAGAAGCCTATTGTGAATGGTTTGATTGGGCAAAAACGGCTAATAATATAGCAGAAGTAAAAAATAGATTAGAAGCTTATTACCGTAAGGTAGAAGAAGCAAATATCCCAGCATTTTTAAAAGCGATTCAAACTTTTAAGAATTGGCAAGTAGAGATCTTGAATAGTTTTAGTTTTGGTTATTCAAATGGATTTTTAGAGGGAATTAATAATAAATCGAAGGTAATGAAGCGTAATGCTTATGGTTTCAGAAGTTTTAAGCATTTTAAAGCGAAGATTTTATTGAATGATTTATATAAAGAAATCGGTGTTCATTTAGGTTAA